Proteins from a single region of Amycolatopsis sp. CA-230715:
- a CDS encoding CoA-binding protein codes for MGDLAEEVLAAANTIAVVGLSRDPAKAAHGVPAALQAYGFRIIPVHPVADELLGEKVYRSLSDIPEPVDVVDVFRPAPEAAGIAEQAVAIGAKALWLQQGIVSPEARAIAEGAGLDYVEDRCMAVVRAVAGISKN; via the coding sequence ATGGGTGATCTCGCGGAAGAAGTGCTGGCGGCGGCGAACACGATCGCCGTGGTGGGGTTGAGCCGCGACCCGGCGAAGGCGGCGCACGGCGTGCCCGCCGCGCTCCAGGCGTACGGGTTCCGGATCATTCCGGTGCATCCCGTCGCCGACGAACTGCTCGGCGAGAAGGTCTACCGGTCGCTTTCGGACATTCCCGAGCCGGTCGATGTGGTCGACGTCTTCCGGCCCGCGCCCGAGGCGGCGGGCATCGCGGAACAGGCCGTCGCCATCGGGGCCAAGGCGTTGTGGCTTCAGCAGGGCATCGTTTCGCCGGAAGCGCGCGCGATCGCCGAAGGCGCCGGGCTCGACTACGTGGAGGACCGCTGCATGGCCGTGGTGCGGGCGGTCGCGGGGATCAGCAAGAACTAG
- a CDS encoding MFS transporter, translated as MTTFPRRFVAPLLVGSALNPVNSALIAVALVPIAEAMRVPPGRTAVLVAALYLASAVAQPTAGKLADEFGPRRVFLAGILLVLAGGALGGFAQDLPTLVAARALVGVGTSAGYPTAMLLIRRRASAAGLTEPPGGVLGALSIAGQVTAAVGPPLGGLLVGAAGWRATFLVNIPAGLAALAMVLSWVPKDPPLARGTGAVSRVDPIGIAGFAGALTALLVFLMSLPDPDWIALGIAVVLGTALVRWELRAANPFFDVRLLRSNAPLSRTYARNGLTLLGSYTVLFGLTQWFEAGRGLTAGQAGLLVLPMSGLAAIVSIPVSRRGSIRGPLIVAAVSSLLASTGLLFLDSGTAIAAIAGVALLFGIALGTSAVSNQAALYAQAPASGVGTASGLFRTFTYLGTIASATITGIVFRTGVTDGKLHTIAVVLILISAVVALMTVTDHALKELA; from the coding sequence ATGACGACGTTCCCGCGCCGGTTCGTGGCACCGCTCCTGGTCGGGTCCGCGCTCAACCCCGTCAACAGCGCCCTGATCGCGGTCGCGCTCGTGCCGATCGCCGAGGCCATGCGCGTCCCGCCGGGGCGGACCGCGGTGCTGGTCGCCGCGCTCTACCTGGCCAGCGCGGTCGCCCAGCCGACGGCGGGCAAGCTCGCCGACGAGTTCGGGCCGCGCCGCGTGTTCCTCGCCGGGATCCTGCTGGTGCTGGCCGGTGGGGCGCTCGGCGGGTTCGCGCAGGACCTGCCCACGCTGGTCGCGGCCAGGGCGCTGGTCGGGGTCGGCACGTCGGCCGGGTACCCCACCGCGATGCTGCTGATCCGCCGCCGCGCTTCAGCGGCGGGCCTGACCGAACCGCCGGGCGGGGTGCTCGGCGCTCTCTCGATCGCGGGGCAGGTCACCGCCGCGGTCGGGCCGCCGCTCGGCGGGCTGCTCGTCGGCGCCGCGGGGTGGCGGGCGACCTTCCTGGTCAACATCCCGGCCGGGCTCGCCGCGCTCGCCATGGTGCTGTCGTGGGTGCCGAAAGATCCGCCTCTGGCAAGGGGAACCGGCGCGGTGTCCAGAGTGGACCCGATCGGGATCGCCGGGTTCGCTGGCGCGCTGACCGCGTTGCTGGTGTTCCTGATGTCCCTGCCGGACCCGGACTGGATCGCGCTCGGGATCGCCGTCGTGCTCGGCACCGCGCTGGTGCGCTGGGAACTGCGGGCGGCGAATCCGTTCTTCGATGTGCGCCTGCTCCGGTCGAACGCGCCGCTTTCCCGGACGTACGCCCGGAACGGGCTGACCCTGCTCGGGAGTTACACCGTCCTTTTCGGACTGACGCAGTGGTTCGAAGCGGGCAGGGGGCTCACCGCGGGGCAGGCTGGCCTGCTCGTCCTCCCGATGAGCGGTCTCGCCGCGATCGTGTCCATCCCGGTTTCCCGCCGAGGGAGCATTCGCGGCCCCCTGATCGTCGCGGCGGTGTCTTCGCTGCTAGCGTCGACCGGTTTGCTGTTCCTCGACTCCGGTACCGCGATCGCCGCGATCGCGGGCGTCGCACTGCTCTTCGGGATCGCGCTCGGCACCAGCGCGGTCAGCAACCAGGCGGCGCTCTACGCGCAGGCACCAGCGAGCGGCGTCGGCACCGCGTCCGGCCTGTTCCGCACCTTCACCTATCTCGGCACGATCGCCTCGGCGACGATCACCGGGATCGTCTTCCGCACCGGTGTCACCGACGGGAAGCTGCACACCATCGCCGTCGTCCTCATCCTGATCAGCGCCGTCGTCGCGCTGATGACCGTCACCGATCACGCGCTGAAGGAGCTCGCATGA
- a CDS encoding ATP-binding protein, whose amino-acid sequence MARQSTRTVRPDGDDLSVPLEAGPAAAAASRRAVRTRLAELGVAGQRADDILLVTSELVTNAIEHGSGAARLELGHDEGGLELRVYDSNGRPPVLRIGDLLSARSRGLRLVEALATAWGTTPSPGGKCVWARFAR is encoded by the coding sequence GTGGCTCGCCAGAGCACCCGGACCGTGCGCCCGGACGGTGACGATCTCAGCGTGCCGTTGGAGGCGGGCCCCGCGGCGGCCGCCGCTTCCCGGCGGGCGGTGCGGACCCGGCTCGCCGAACTCGGCGTCGCCGGGCAGCGGGCGGACGACATCCTGCTGGTTACCTCCGAGCTGGTGACGAACGCGATCGAACACGGCTCCGGCGCGGCGCGGCTCGAACTCGGCCACGACGAGGGCGGCCTCGAACTCAGGGTCTACGACAGCAACGGCAGGCCACCGGTGCTCCGGATCGGGGACCTGCTGTCCGCGCGCAGCAGGGGGCTGCGCCTCGTCGAAGCGCTCGCGACCGCGTGGGGAACCACCCCGTCCCCCGGCGGCAAGTGCGTCTGGGCGCGTTTCGCCCGCTAA
- a CDS encoding cysteine hydrolase family protein, with protein MTIDPARTALLAMDFQPAILGSVPGQDALLSRVATAIGTARELGVHIGHVRVAFTDDDHAAIPETNKGFAAAAAGRLLRHDAPEAAVHERLAPRPGDIEVRKTRVGAFSTTDLSRQLAERAVTTLVLAGIHTSGVVLSTVREAADLDFRLYVLSDGCADPRADVHEMLLEAVFPRQADVLSVAELPGLLTAGG; from the coding sequence ATGACCATCGACCCCGCCAGGACCGCACTGCTGGCCATGGATTTCCAGCCCGCGATACTCGGCAGCGTCCCCGGCCAGGACGCGCTGCTGTCCCGTGTCGCGACGGCGATCGGGACGGCCCGCGAACTCGGTGTCCACATAGGACACGTGAGGGTCGCGTTCACCGACGACGACCACGCGGCCATCCCGGAGACGAACAAGGGCTTCGCCGCCGCGGCCGCCGGTCGCCTGCTGCGCCACGACGCGCCGGAAGCCGCGGTGCACGAACGCCTCGCGCCGCGGCCGGGCGACATCGAGGTACGCAAGACGAGGGTCGGCGCCTTCTCGACGACGGATCTGTCGCGTCAGCTCGCCGAACGCGCGGTCACCACCCTGGTGCTGGCCGGGATCCACACCAGTGGCGTGGTGCTCAGCACGGTACGGGAGGCGGCCGATCTGGACTTCCGGCTCTACGTCCTGTCCGACGGTTGCGCGGACCCGCGCGCCGACGTGCACGAAATGTTGCTGGAAGCGGTGTTCCCCCGGCAGGCCGACGTGCTGAGCGTGGCCGAACTGCCGGGTCTGCTCACCGCCGGCGGGTGA
- a CDS encoding WhiB family transcriptional regulator, whose translation MADVSRLPTVVSEEWDWQLRGACRGADSSMFFHTDNERGSARERRESRAKAICHTCPVLRQCREHALAVQEPYGIWGGLGEIERRELFRQQRTAKHALTS comes from the coding sequence ATGGCCGACGTGAGCAGGCTGCCGACGGTGGTGTCGGAGGAGTGGGACTGGCAGCTCCGGGGAGCTTGCCGCGGCGCCGACAGCAGTATGTTCTTCCACACCGACAACGAGCGCGGTTCCGCCCGCGAGCGCCGTGAGTCGAGGGCGAAGGCCATCTGCCACACCTGTCCCGTGCTGCGCCAATGCCGCGAGCACGCGTTGGCCGTGCAGGAGCCCTACGGGATCTGGGGTGGCCTCGGCGAAATCGAACGGCGCGAGCTGTTCCGGCAGCAGCGCACCGCGAAACACGCACTCACCTCCTGA
- a CDS encoding MFS transporter, whose product MTEHAAVRPPEAAKPPVRAARIAVASFIGTAIEFYDFYIYGTAAALVFGKLFFPTFSSLAGTLAAFATFGVGFVARPVGAVVFGHFGDRIGRKRMLVVSLLTMGTGTVAIGVLPTFSAIGIGAPILLVLCRFLQGFGLGGEWGGAVLLATEYAPKGKRGLWSSFPQIGPAIGFIIASGAFLVLSDTLSDADFQSWGWRVPFLASAVLIVIGYYIRMKIAETPVFEKAMREQEKAKAPIVEVVKKQPRTLLLSTVAFILAHTLFYTITTFSLSYGTGELKLDRNMLLICTMIAAAVMGLATPALAVYSDRVGRRAVCIASAVLAAVWAFPLFALLHTGNPVLIAIALSVGLIAFAALFGPMGAFLPELFATRYRYTGASVAYNASSIVGGGVSPILATQLIASTGSSASVSLYVIVIAVLCAVCVYFLRETKSVDLATDAGLHR is encoded by the coding sequence ATGACAGAGCACGCTGCGGTGCGGCCACCGGAAGCGGCGAAGCCGCCGGTGCGCGCGGCCAGGATCGCGGTGGCCAGCTTCATCGGCACCGCGATCGAGTTCTACGACTTCTACATCTACGGCACCGCGGCCGCGCTGGTGTTCGGCAAGCTGTTCTTCCCGACGTTCTCCTCGCTCGCGGGCACCCTCGCCGCGTTCGCCACCTTCGGCGTCGGGTTCGTGGCGCGCCCGGTCGGCGCGGTGGTGTTCGGCCACTTCGGCGACCGGATCGGCCGCAAGCGGATGCTCGTGGTGTCCCTGCTGACGATGGGCACCGGCACGGTCGCGATCGGCGTGCTGCCCACGTTCAGCGCGATCGGGATCGGCGCGCCGATCCTGCTGGTGCTGTGCCGGTTCCTGCAGGGCTTCGGGCTCGGCGGCGAATGGGGCGGCGCGGTGCTGCTGGCCACCGAGTACGCGCCGAAGGGCAAACGCGGGCTGTGGTCGAGCTTCCCGCAGATCGGGCCCGCGATCGGGTTCATCATCGCCAGCGGCGCGTTCCTCGTGCTCAGCGATACCCTGTCGGACGCGGACTTCCAGTCGTGGGGCTGGCGCGTGCCGTTCCTCGCCAGCGCCGTGCTGATCGTCATCGGCTACTACATCCGGATGAAGATCGCCGAGACCCCGGTGTTCGAAAAAGCCATGCGGGAGCAGGAAAAAGCGAAGGCCCCGATCGTCGAGGTGGTCAAGAAGCAGCCGCGCACACTGCTGCTGTCCACTGTGGCCTTCATCCTCGCGCACACGCTCTTCTACACGATCACCACGTTTTCGCTGTCCTACGGGACCGGTGAGCTGAAGCTCGACCGGAACATGCTGCTGATCTGCACGATGATCGCGGCGGCGGTGATGGGACTGGCGACCCCGGCGCTCGCGGTGTACTCGGACCGGGTGGGCAGGCGCGCGGTGTGCATCGCATCGGCAGTGCTCGCGGCGGTGTGGGCGTTCCCGCTGTTCGCCTTGCTGCACACCGGAAACCCGGTGCTGATCGCGATCGCGCTGTCGGTCGGCCTGATCGCGTTCGCCGCGTTGTTCGGGCCGATGGGCGCGTTCCTGCCGGAGCTGTTCGCCACCCGGTACCGCTACACCGGCGCGTCGGTCGCCTACAACGCGAGCAGCATCGTCGGCGGTGGCGTGAGCCCGATCCTCGCCACCCAGCTCATCGCGTCCACCGGGTCGTCGGCCTCGGTTTCGCTGTACGTCATCGTGATCGCGGTGCTGTGCGCGGTGTGCGTGTACTTCCTGCGGGAGACCAAGTCCGTCGACCTGGCGACCGACGCCGGGCTGCACCGATGA
- a CDS encoding cupin domain-containing protein: MRAPDGSTVHPRARLDGLASFAEFVLEPSQVSAAVEHATVQEIWYVTAGSGDLWRRGFGQEEVVAMVPGVCATIPLGTAFQFRASEQGLHVVAVTVPSWPDGSDEARLTTGHW, encoded by the coding sequence GTGCGGGCGCCGGACGGCTCGACCGTCCATCCGCGGGCCCGGCTCGACGGGCTCGCGAGCTTCGCCGAGTTCGTGCTCGAACCCAGCCAGGTCTCCGCCGCCGTCGAGCACGCGACCGTGCAGGAAATCTGGTACGTGACCGCGGGTTCCGGCGACCTCTGGCGCCGTGGCTTCGGGCAGGAGGAGGTCGTCGCCATGGTGCCCGGGGTGTGCGCCACCATCCCGCTTGGCACCGCGTTCCAGTTCCGCGCTTCGGAACAGGGGCTGCACGTCGTCGCGGTGACCGTCCCGTCGTGGCCGGACGGCTCCGACGAAGCCCGCCTCACGACGGGTCATTGGTAG
- a CDS encoding ATP-binding protein has translation MAEDESGTVEFEVATAATAGVVPTLRTIAADLAMRQDFDLDAVDDLRMAVDEACALLIPAAADGKLTCVFSSVDGKVEIGVSVLADDPGLVNEDALGWQLLTALATSVRRSTVPDGERYLSRVDVVRESGAGGR, from the coding sequence GTGGCCGAAGACGAGTCAGGGACGGTCGAGTTCGAGGTGGCCACGGCCGCCACGGCGGGCGTGGTGCCGACGCTGCGCACGATCGCGGCCGATCTCGCCATGCGGCAGGACTTCGACCTCGACGCGGTGGACGACCTGCGGATGGCGGTCGACGAGGCGTGCGCGCTGCTCATCCCCGCCGCCGCGGACGGCAAGCTCACCTGCGTGTTCTCCTCGGTCGACGGGAAGGTCGAAATCGGCGTCTCGGTGCTCGCCGACGATCCCGGCCTGGTCAACGAGGACGCGCTGGGCTGGCAGCTGCTGACCGCGCTCGCCACCAGCGTGCGGCGGTCGACGGTGCCCGACGGCGAGCGCTACCTGTCGCGGGTGGACGTGGTCCGCGAGTCGGGCGCGGGCGGCCGGTGA
- a CDS encoding SDR family NAD(P)-dependent oxidoreductase, translated as MTLVVTGGGSGIGLATVRLALAAGLPVAVLDLDVSAVPEVCEAISVDITDPERVHSAVRSLGPLTGLVTCAGIAPPGGLLDSSPDGLRRVFDVNVHGTAYAMQAVAPVLRDGGGGAIVTIASVAAHRGGGLLGGTPYAASKAAVIGLTRAAAREFAPFGITVNSVAPGPVRTPLLADPETFAATTLLNRVATPEEVAEAVLFLLGPAGRNITGEVLNTNAGAHFA; from the coding sequence ATGACGCTGGTCGTCACCGGGGGCGGGTCCGGGATCGGGCTCGCCACGGTACGGCTGGCGCTCGCGGCGGGTCTTCCCGTCGCGGTGCTGGACCTCGATGTCTCGGCGGTTCCCGAGGTCTGCGAAGCGATTTCGGTGGACATCACGGACCCCGAGCGGGTGCACAGCGCGGTGCGCTCGCTCGGGCCCCTCACCGGGCTGGTGACCTGCGCGGGCATCGCGCCTCCCGGCGGCCTGCTCGACAGCTCGCCGGACGGACTGCGCCGGGTGTTCGACGTCAACGTGCACGGCACCGCGTACGCGATGCAGGCCGTGGCGCCGGTTCTGCGCGACGGGGGCGGCGGCGCGATCGTCACCATCGCCTCCGTCGCGGCGCACCGCGGCGGCGGCCTGCTCGGCGGAACCCCTTACGCGGCAAGCAAAGCGGCCGTCATCGGGCTCACCCGCGCGGCCGCGCGCGAGTTCGCGCCGTTCGGGATCACCGTCAACAGCGTCGCGCCGGGCCCGGTCCGCACGCCGCTGCTGGCCGATCCCGAAACATTCGCGGCCACCACGCTGTTGAATCGGGTGGCGACACCCGAAGAGGTCGCGGAGGCCGTGCTCTTCCTCCTCGGCCCGGCGGGCCGCAACATCACCGGCGAGGTGCTGAACACCAACGCCGGTGCCCATTTCGCTTGA
- a CDS encoding STAS domain-containing protein has product MATAETGFSLTVSDGARVVVTGELDLVTSPKLQEALAELVEAGTPAIEADLTGVTFFDSSALNVLLQTQKLVGEREVTLTISPSRQVRRVIDLTGVAEQFTLA; this is encoded by the coding sequence ATGGCCACCGCGGAGACCGGTTTCTCCCTCACCGTGTCCGATGGTGCCCGGGTTGTCGTGACCGGGGAACTGGACCTCGTCACCAGCCCGAAGTTGCAGGAGGCGCTGGCCGAGCTCGTCGAAGCGGGCACCCCGGCGATCGAGGCCGATCTCACCGGCGTGACCTTCTTCGACTCCTCGGCGCTCAACGTGCTGCTGCAGACGCAGAAGCTGGTGGGTGAGCGCGAAGTCACGCTCACCATCTCGCCGAGCCGCCAGGTGCGGCGCGTCATCGACCTCACCGGCGTCGCGGAGCAGTTCACCCTCGCCTGA
- a CDS encoding MarR family winged helix-turn-helix transcriptional regulator, with protein MGAREETAVRLAVAVKRLRSRIRVESGVPATGLSISQLSVLTRIRDHTETTAAALAVAEHVSQQAIAQSLATLKSAGYVRAEPDPEDRRKSLLAATPAGERLIDSINASRDVWLARAIDSAVRPGERAALDKAIDLLERLADAETR; from the coding sequence ATGGGAGCGCGAGAGGAAACAGCGGTGCGGCTCGCCGTGGCCGTCAAGCGGTTGCGGTCGCGGATCAGGGTGGAGTCGGGAGTGCCCGCCACCGGGCTGTCGATTTCGCAGTTGTCCGTGCTGACCAGGATCCGCGACCACACCGAGACCACCGCGGCCGCGCTCGCCGTCGCCGAGCACGTCAGCCAGCAGGCGATCGCCCAGAGCCTCGCCACGCTGAAGAGCGCGGGGTACGTGCGCGCGGAACCGGATCCGGAGGACCGCCGAAAGAGCCTGCTCGCCGCGACCCCCGCCGGCGAGCGCCTGATCGACTCGATCAACGCCTCCCGCGACGTGTGGCTCGCGCGGGCGATCGACTCCGCCGTGCGCCCCGGCGAACGCGCCGCCCTGGACAAGGCGATCGACCTGCTGGAACGGCTCGCCGACGCCGAAACGCGATGA
- the zwf gene encoding glucose-6-phosphate dehydrogenase, translating into MTTPESLEPHVFVIFGATGDLARRKLFPGLFRLTRSGMLPGEFRIIGSGRHSPGTDEEFRDRLAESVRKFADDFDDRAWDEFAQRISFQTSSAENGIELAHAVEKAQKELGGARKLLYLSVPPGSMQPMVRMLGETGLADDARLILEKPFGRDLESSRLLNAELHKVFDEERLFRIDHFLGKESVQNILALRFANGLFEPVWNRQHISYVQIDVPEEIGIEGRAAFMESTGTFRDMVSTHLFQLLGFLALEPPVHVDADSLRTEKRKLFQAVRPLDPARVVYGQYVGYRDEEGVDDQSTAETFVALEVWVDNWRWKGVPFYLRTGKALAQSRRTITLGFQEPPLKMFDAADGFDGAPNELVFELTDDPKLTIDLRAKRPGPSLRLDHAELHLRFSEAFVNAEPLEAYERLLLDVLRDDQTLFTSAEEVERLWELCTPVLENPPDVLPYWRGGWGPDAAVKLAGERGWRVPEK; encoded by the coding sequence ATGACTACACCAGAATCGCTGGAGCCGCACGTATTCGTCATCTTCGGCGCGACCGGGGATCTCGCGCGGCGCAAGCTCTTTCCCGGGCTCTTCCGCCTTACCAGGTCGGGGATGCTGCCGGGCGAATTCCGCATCATCGGCTCCGGGCGCCACAGCCCCGGCACCGACGAGGAGTTCAGGGACCGGCTGGCGGAGTCGGTGCGCAAGTTCGCCGACGACTTCGACGACCGCGCGTGGGACGAGTTCGCTCAGCGCATCTCGTTCCAGACCTCGTCCGCCGAAAACGGCATCGAGCTGGCGCACGCGGTCGAAAAGGCGCAGAAGGAACTCGGCGGCGCGCGGAAGCTGCTGTACCTGTCGGTGCCGCCGGGTTCGATGCAGCCGATGGTGCGCATGCTCGGAGAGACCGGTCTCGCCGACGACGCCAGGTTGATACTGGAGAAGCCCTTCGGCCGCGACCTCGAATCCTCGCGGCTGCTGAACGCCGAGCTGCACAAGGTGTTCGACGAGGAGCGCCTCTTCCGCATCGACCACTTCCTCGGCAAGGAGTCGGTGCAGAACATCCTCGCGCTGCGGTTCGCGAACGGCCTGTTCGAACCGGTCTGGAACCGGCAGCACATCAGCTACGTGCAGATCGACGTGCCGGAGGAGATCGGCATCGAGGGCAGGGCCGCCTTCATGGAGTCCACCGGCACGTTCCGGGACATGGTGTCCACGCACCTGTTCCAGCTGCTCGGTTTTCTCGCGCTGGAGCCGCCGGTGCACGTGGACGCGGATTCGCTGCGCACCGAGAAGCGCAAGCTCTTCCAAGCCGTCCGCCCGCTGGACCCGGCGCGCGTGGTCTACGGCCAGTACGTCGGCTACCGGGACGAGGAGGGCGTCGACGACCAGTCGACCGCGGAGACCTTCGTGGCGCTCGAGGTGTGGGTCGACAACTGGCGTTGGAAGGGCGTGCCGTTCTACCTGCGCACCGGGAAGGCGCTGGCGCAGAGCCGCCGCACGATCACGCTCGGCTTCCAGGAGCCGCCGTTGAAGATGTTCGACGCGGCCGACGGCTTCGATGGCGCGCCGAACGAGCTGGTCTTCGAGCTCACCGACGACCCGAAGCTCACCATCGACCTGCGCGCGAAGCGGCCCGGCCCGTCGCTGCGGCTCGACCACGCCGAGTTGCACCTGCGCTTCTCGGAAGCGTTCGTGAACGCGGAGCCGCTCGAAGCGTACGAGCGGCTCCTGCTCGACGTGCTCAGGGACGACCAGACGCTGTTCACCAGCGCCGAAGAGGTGGAGCGGCTGTGGGAGCTGTGCACCCCGGTGCTCGAGAATCCGCCGGACGTGCTGCCGTACTGGCGGGGCGGCTGGGGGCCGGACGCGGCGGTGAAGCTCGCGGGTGAGCGGGGCTGGCGGGTGCCGGAGAAGTAA
- a CDS encoding glycosyltransferase 87 family protein — MSKTRAALPWLLLAAAAVWCVVRGILAYTSGLPSGGDTAVYQGGAATLLHGLPLYDADFLDAEPDFAKLPFTYAPFAAVLFIPMVLVPSQVAWGVLNAISLVAVALVGWLVLRRVETRPRWLTPSWGGVAAALLMTLTQPLSVTLEYGQINAVLMVFVAVDVLVLCGSAGRARHWGGVLVGVAAATKLTPLIFVVHLLLVGRRADAVRAAGTFAGLQGLMLLIAPHDTVRFWTHTVFDSSRIGPTGWAWNQSVGGLLRRLNDGAAWSQPVAYGIGALLAAGAIVLVLRYHRAGQPVPALLVSAFLALLVSPVSWIHHWVWAVPLVLVLLARRKIVAAVVTVLVFALRPVDAPGPGEHPGFWETAYTFVLGNAYVLFAIAFGVVLLVRPTAFSPLNAAQRTRPGERGSERV, encoded by the coding sequence ATGTCGAAGACCCGCGCCGCGCTGCCCTGGCTCCTGCTCGCGGCGGCCGCCGTCTGGTGCGTGGTGCGGGGGATCCTCGCGTACACCTCGGGCCTGCCGTCCGGTGGCGACACCGCCGTCTACCAGGGCGGCGCGGCGACCCTGCTGCACGGACTTCCGCTCTACGACGCGGATTTCCTCGACGCCGAACCGGATTTCGCGAAGCTCCCGTTCACCTACGCGCCCTTCGCGGCCGTGCTGTTCATCCCGATGGTCCTCGTGCCGTCTCAGGTCGCGTGGGGTGTCCTCAACGCGATCTCGCTGGTGGCTGTCGCCCTCGTCGGCTGGTTGGTGTTGAGGCGTGTCGAGACGCGGCCTCGCTGGTTGACGCCGTCGTGGGGCGGTGTCGCGGCCGCGCTGCTGATGACGCTCACGCAGCCGCTTTCGGTGACGCTCGAATACGGTCAGATCAACGCCGTGCTGATGGTGTTCGTCGCCGTGGACGTGTTGGTGCTGTGCGGTTCGGCGGGACGCGCGCGGCACTGGGGCGGCGTGCTCGTCGGGGTCGCGGCGGCGACGAAGCTGACGCCGCTGATCTTCGTGGTGCACCTGCTGCTCGTCGGCAGGCGCGCGGACGCGGTGCGCGCGGCGGGCACGTTCGCCGGGCTGCAAGGCCTGATGCTGCTCATCGCGCCGCACGACACGGTGCGCTTCTGGACCCACACCGTGTTCGACTCCTCGCGGATCGGGCCGACGGGATGGGCCTGGAACCAGTCGGTCGGCGGCCTGCTGCGCAGGCTCAACGACGGCGCCGCGTGGTCGCAGCCGGTCGCCTACGGGATCGGCGCGCTGCTCGCGGCGGGCGCGATCGTGCTGGTGCTGCGCTACCACCGCGCCGGGCAGCCGGTGCCCGCGCTGCTCGTGAGCGCGTTCCTGGCGCTGCTCGTCAGCCCGGTTTCCTGGATCCACCACTGGGTGTGGGCGGTGCCGCTGGTGCTCGTGCTGCTCGCGCGACGCAAGATCGTCGCGGCGGTGGTGACCGTGCTGGTGTTCGCGCTGCGCCCGGTCGACGCGCCGGGCCCCGGTGAACACCCCGGGTTCTGGGAGACCGCCTACACGTTCGTCCTCGGCAACGCCTACGTGCTGTTCGCGATCGCCTTCGGCGTGGTCCTACTCGTGCGCCCGACCGCGTTTAGCCCGCTAAACGCAGCTCAGCGGACCCGGCCGGGCGAGCGCGGGTCCGAGCGCGTTTAG
- a CDS encoding SigB/SigF/SigG family RNA polymerase sigma factor codes for MTAADQGGTAEDSGTDGAALFREFAALGEDDPKRAKLRERLVRDHLDLVRNLARKFRNSDEPLEDLVQVATVGLINAVDRFDPEYGSDFVAFAVPTITGELRRHFRDTSWSVRVPRRLKELNSSISAARDELTTRLSRAPKPSEIAEHLGISREEVHEGLVAGQGRYGASLDSMVEDSTPDRFGTPDENLDQAELRELLRPVVATLPERERKIVLLRFGLGLSQSDIARRVGVSQMQVSRLLASTLKKLREGIGEIPPLP; via the coding sequence GTGACCGCGGCGGACCAGGGCGGCACCGCCGAAGACAGCGGAACTGACGGCGCCGCCCTGTTCAGGGAGTTCGCCGCACTCGGCGAAGACGACCCGAAACGGGCGAAGCTGCGCGAACGGCTGGTGCGCGACCACCTCGACCTGGTGCGCAACCTGGCCCGCAAGTTCCGCAACTCCGACGAGCCGCTCGAAGACCTGGTGCAGGTCGCGACGGTCGGCCTGATCAACGCGGTGGACCGCTTCGACCCCGAGTACGGCAGCGACTTCGTCGCGTTCGCGGTGCCGACCATCACCGGCGAGCTGCGGCGCCACTTCCGCGACACGAGCTGGTCGGTGCGGGTGCCGCGCAGGCTCAAGGAGCTGAACAGCTCGATCTCGGCCGCCCGCGACGAGCTGACCACGCGCCTGTCGAGGGCGCCGAAGCCGAGCGAGATCGCCGAGCACCTCGGCATCAGCCGCGAAGAGGTGCACGAAGGGCTGGTCGCCGGGCAGGGCCGCTACGGCGCTTCGCTGGACAGCATGGTCGAGGACTCCACGCCCGACCGCTTCGGCACGCCGGACGAGAACCTCGACCAGGCCGAGCTGCGCGAGCTGCTGCGCCCCGTGGTGGCGACGCTGCCCGAGCGCGAGCGCAAGATCGTCCTGCTGCGGTTCGGCCTCGGGCTCAGCCAATCCGATATCGCCCGCCGCGTCGGCGTTTCGCAGATGCAGGTCTCCCGGCTGCTGGCGAGCACCCTCAAAAAGCTCCGCGAGGGCATCGGTGAAATTCCGCCGCTCCCCTGA